One window of the Lactobacillus sp. PV034 genome contains the following:
- a CDS encoding SprT family protein — MNENDLQILVEQISLKNFHRPFSHKVKINKRMRTTGGRYFLQDHHIEVNEHFLDEKYHEDLIGIIKHELTHYHLHLAGKGYRHRDADFKNLLKQVGGSRYTPDIGLRRRPKIKYLYQCQDCHLLYPRVRRIDTRRYRCGKCHGPLNLIEKSY; from the coding sequence ATGAATGAAAATGATTTACAGATTTTAGTAGAACAAATTTCACTTAAGAATTTTCATCGTCCCTTTTCTCATAAGGTAAAAATTAATAAGCGAATGCGGACTACTGGAGGAAGATATTTTTTACAAGATCATCATATCGAAGTTAATGAACATTTTTTAGATGAAAAGTATCATGAGGATTTAATAGGAATAATTAAGCATGAACTTACACATTATCATTTGCACTTAGCCGGCAAAGGATATCGACATCGTGATGCAGATTTTAAAAACTTACTAAAACAAGTTGGTGGCTCACGTTATACTCCCGATATTGGTTTGCGAAGAAGACCAAAGATCAAATATCTTTATCAGTGTCAGGATTGTCATCTACTTTATCCTAGAGTTAGGCGAATTGATACAAGACGTTATCGGTGTGGAAAATGTCATGGACCATTAAACTTAATTGAAAAAAGCTACTAA
- a CDS encoding calcium-translocating P-type ATPase, PMCA-type, which produces MKFYDKSIPEVEKELHTSTATGLSKQEAEQRLAKDGLNELAAGKKKSLVARFLDQFKDFMIIVLIVAALLSGFVANEWTDAAIILIVVLLNAVLGVFQESRSEAAIDALKEMSTPNAHVRRDGVILEISSTEIVPGDVVLLEAGDIVPADLRWTVAESLKIEESALTGESVPVEKSNETLPEDDVALGDRVNMGYANTSVTYGRGEGIVTETGMNTEVGKIATMLNNADETTTPLQKNLNQLGKTLTIMILAICVIVFVVGVLKADPAQRNSKLMIDMFLVAVSLAVAAIPEGLPAIVTIILALGTQTMAKHKAIVRKLPAVETLGATDIICSDKTGTLTQNQMTVEKVFYNASLHNNSEEISATNPALLSMVLANDTQIQDGGALLGDPTETALIQYAFHQNIKVENLLNEYKRVQEVPFDSIRKLMSTVNKFGDKYYVAVKGAPDELLKRVTKIDKDGQVSPITEAQKQNILDTNKDLAEGALRVLGLAYKYVAEPYADPTSENVESDLIFAGLVGMIDPERPEAKAAVAEAKKAGIRTVMITGDHQITAAAIASRLGILEESPDQSHAVLTGAELDKLSDDYFIEHVKDYSVYARVSPENKVRIVKAWQANDKIVAMTGDGVNDAPSLKQADIGIGMGITGTEVSKGASDMVLADDNFATIVEAVKQGRKVFSNIQKAILYLMSCNVGEVLTVFMMTMLGWDILEPVQLLWINLVTDTFPAIALGLEPAEKGLMKRKPRGKNSNFFSGGVASSIIYQGILEGILVLGAYQFGLHVGPHVDNPTMQHADALTMAFLTLGLIQLFHAINSKYIHQSIFRKETLKNKWFNWAILGAAIVMAAVELPFLNKLFDVNELDGMQWLVVIVAGFLMIFIVEIIKFFQRKLANK; this is translated from the coding sequence TGCAGGTAAGAAGAAGAGTTTAGTAGCTCGCTTTTTGGATCAGTTTAAAGACTTCATGATTATCGTCTTGATCGTAGCAGCATTACTTTCAGGATTTGTTGCTAATGAGTGGACAGATGCAGCAATTATTTTAATAGTTGTTTTATTGAATGCTGTTTTGGGTGTTTTCCAAGAAAGTAGATCAGAAGCAGCAATTGATGCCTTGAAAGAAATGTCTACTCCTAATGCTCATGTACGTAGAGATGGAGTTATTTTAGAAATTTCAAGTACAGAAATTGTACCAGGAGATGTTGTGTTATTAGAGGCTGGGGATATTGTTCCGGCTGATTTGCGTTGGACCGTGGCAGAAAGTTTGAAGATTGAAGAATCTGCCTTAACTGGTGAATCAGTACCGGTAGAAAAGAGTAATGAAACTCTGCCTGAAGATGATGTTGCCTTAGGTGACCGTGTAAATATGGGTTATGCTAATACAAGTGTGACTTATGGGCGTGGTGAAGGTATTGTTACCGAAACGGGGATGAATACAGAAGTCGGAAAAATTGCTACTATGCTTAATAATGCCGATGAAACAACTACCCCATTACAAAAGAACTTGAACCAGTTGGGTAAAACTCTTACCATCATGATTTTGGCAATCTGTGTGATTGTATTTGTGGTCGGAGTGTTAAAGGCTGATCCTGCTCAACGTAACTCTAAGTTGATGATTGATATGTTCTTAGTAGCTGTTTCATTAGCGGTAGCTGCAATTCCAGAAGGATTACCGGCAATTGTGACAATTATCTTAGCTTTAGGTACCCAAACTATGGCTAAGCATAAAGCAATTGTAAGAAAGTTACCTGCTGTAGAAACTTTAGGAGCAACTGATATCATTTGTTCTGACAAGACTGGTACTTTGACCCAAAATCAAATGACCGTTGAAAAAGTTTTCTATAATGCTTCCTTACACAATAATAGTGAAGAAATTAGTGCTACTAATCCTGCCTTACTTTCAATGGTGTTAGCCAATGATACTCAAATTCAAGATGGTGGAGCACTTTTAGGTGATCCAACTGAAACAGCTTTAATTCAATATGCTTTTCATCAAAATATTAAGGTAGAGAATTTATTGAATGAATACAAGCGTGTTCAAGAAGTACCTTTTGATTCAATTCGTAAATTAATGTCCACTGTGAATAAATTTGGGGACAAATACTACGTTGCTGTTAAAGGTGCTCCGGATGAATTATTAAAGCGAGTTACAAAAATTGATAAGGATGGTCAGGTAAGTCCAATCACTGAAGCTCAAAAGCAAAATATTCTTGATACTAACAAGGATTTAGCCGAAGGCGCTTTACGTGTATTAGGTCTAGCCTATAAGTATGTGGCAGAGCCTTATGCCGATCCAACAAGCGAAAATGTTGAATCAGATCTCATCTTTGCTGGTTTGGTGGGGATGATCGACCCTGAACGTCCAGAAGCAAAAGCCGCCGTTGCTGAAGCTAAAAAGGCGGGTATTAGAACAGTTATGATTACTGGTGACCACCAAATCACAGCCGCAGCTATTGCTTCTCGCTTAGGGATTTTAGAAGAAAGTCCAGATCAAAGTCATGCTGTGTTAACTGGAGCTGAATTAGATAAGTTATCGGATGATTACTTTATTGAGCACGTTAAGGACTACAGTGTTTATGCTCGTGTTTCACCTGAAAATAAGGTTAGAATTGTGAAGGCATGGCAAGCAAATGATAAGATAGTTGCAATGACCGGTGATGGGGTTAATGATGCTCCAAGTTTAAAACAAGCTGATATCGGAATTGGTATGGGTATTACTGGTACTGAAGTTTCTAAGGGTGCTAGTGATATGGTTTTAGCTGATGATAACTTTGCAACAATTGTTGAAGCCGTCAAGCAAGGGAGAAAAGTTTTCTCTAATATTCAAAAAGCAATTCTTTATTTAATGAGTTGTAACGTAGGTGAAGTATTAACAGTCTTTATGATGACAATGCTTGGCTGGGATATTTTAGAACCAGTTCAATTATTGTGGATTAACTTAGTTACTGATACTTTTCCTGCCATTGCGCTTGGTTTAGAACCGGCAGAAAAGGGCTTAATGAAGCGTAAACCACGTGGTAAGAATTCAAACTTCTTTAGTGGTGGAGTTGCAAGTTCAATTATCTATCAAGGTATTTTGGAAGGTATTTTAGTATTAGGAGCATATCAATTCGGCTTGCACGTTGGACCGCATGTGGATAATCCAACTATGCAACATGCTGATGCTTTAACAATGGCCTTCTTAACCTTAGGTTTAATTCAATTGTTCCATGCTATTAACTCTAAATACATTCATCAATCAATTTTCCGTAAGGAAACTTTAAAGAATAAATGGTTTAATTGGGCTATTTTAGGTGCAGCTATTGTAATGGCAGCCGTTGAATTACCATTCTTAAACAAATTATTCGATGTAAATGAATTAGACGGCATGCAATGGTTAGTCGTAATTGTAGCTGGTTTCTTGATGATTTTCATTGTTGAAATTATTAAGTTTTTCCAACGTAAATTAGCTAATAAATAG